The genomic stretch CCCAACGCCAGAATGGCGTAACAGGCGGCTTCGACCAGCATGCGCGTGCTATACGCCGCGCCCATCAGGGCATAAACCGCCAGGACGGCGACCAGCAGCGCGCCAAACAGTACCAGCTCGCGCAGCGGGAAGCGGCGCTGTGGCGTAGCGTCTTTCGGCGTGTAGGCCGGGTTTCGAGTATTGGTTGGATGGCTCATTAGATCACCTTGCCTTTAAACAGGCCGGTCGGGCGCCACACCAGGATGGCCACCAGAATAAAGAACGGCACCACAATCTTATATTCAGTGCCCACGAAGGCGAGATTCGATGGCAGCGTCAGCCACTCGGGGAAGCTGTCTTGGAAGGGGCGCAGCAGCACGTTCCAATTGAATACCGCCAGGGTTTCGGCAAAGCCCACCACAAAACCACCGGCAATCGCGCCGTAGGGGTGGCCCACGCCGCCGACAATCGCCGCCGCGAAAATCGGTAGCAGCAGGAAGAAGCTCAGGTCGGGCTTGAAGGTCACGTCCAGCGAGAGCAGCGTGCCCGCAATGGCTGCCAGGCCGCCTGCAATCACCCAGGTGACCGCTACGATGGTATTGGTATTAATGCCCGATGCCTGGGCCAGCTCCGGGTTGTCCGACATGGCGCGCATGGCTTTGCCTAACCGCGAACGGTTCAGGAATAGGTGTAGCGCGATCACCGCCACGATGGTAATCACGAACAGATAGATCTGCGGCTCGGTGACGACGATGGGTGCCCGTGCACCCTCGAACGGTAGAGCAATGCGGAAGATCTCTTTGCGGTCATCCACGTAGAGGCTCTGCCCGCCGGTACCTGAGAACAGACGAATGAGGCCCTGCAGCATCAGCGTGACGCCCAACGAGCCAATCACCATCACGATCGGTTTCACGCCGTGGGCGCGCAGCGGCTTGTAAAACGCCTTATCGATCCCCACTGCCAGCAGCGCGGTCAGCAGCATCGCCAGCGGCAGCATGATCAGCGCCGTGGGGACGCCGATGCTGGCGCCGACGGCAGGGAACGCCGTGGTGAGCAGCAGCACCATAAAGGCACCGAAGGTCATCATGTCGGCATGGGCAAAATGGGCAAAGCGCATAATGCTGAAAATCAGCGTGACGCCAATCGCGCCAATGGCATAAATCGAGCCAGTGACACTGCCCGCAATCACCACGTTGTTAATAAAAAAAGCCAGTTCGTTCACGCGTTTCTCCCCCGGGCTAGCCGCCCAAAAAGCTTTTGGCGACATCCGGGTCGGCCAGCAGGGCCGCCCCGGTATCCGTAAAGCGGTTCTGGCCTGCCGCCAGGACAAAGCCCTTGTCGGCAATGGCCAGGGCCTGCTTAGCGTTCTGCTCGACCATCAAGATGCCCACGCCTGCGGCGTTGATCTTCTTCACGCGGTCAAAGATCTCATTCATGTAGAGCGGTGATAGGCCCGCCGTGGGCTCGTCCAACAGTAGCAGGCTAGGTTCTGCCATGAGGGCTCGCCCCATGGCGACCATCTGGCGCTGGCCGCCTGAAAGCTCACCGGCAGGCTGGTGACGCTTCTCCACCAGCGGGGGGAAGAATTCGTAGACCTGTTCCAGCATGCGCTTAACGTTTTGCGGCTTCAGGTAGGCGCCCATCTCCAGGTTCTCTTTGACCGAGAGACTGGGGAAGACGTTTTTCTCCTGGGGCACGAAGCCCATACCGCGCTCCACCAGCTGGTTGGGCGGTAAGTTGTGAATCGGCTGGCCGTTAAGCAGGATCTCGCCCTGGTTGACGTTCAAAAGCCCAAATACCGCTTTGAGCATGGTGGACTTGCCCGCGCCGTTGGGGCCGACGATGACGCCGACCTCATCGGCATACAGGGTCATATTGACCCCGTTCAGGATATTCATGCTGCCATAGCCGCCGTGCACGTCGCGTGCTTCAAGCAGTGGCTGGGGTGATGCCTGTGTCGATGACATAAACGCGTCTCAGCAAACGTCGCGCTGGGGTTTCCAGGCGCGATCATGTTGTTATAGCCGTGGGTGGGCTGTTGGTCGTGACAGTGTGAAGCGTATTGCCGGGAGTTAGGCGGCGTCCGAGCCGAAGTAGGCCTCGATGACCGCCGGATCGTTCTGTATCGCTTCGATGTGCCCTTCCACCATGACGCTACCCTGAGCCAGGACGATGACGGGATCGCAAAGTCGCGAAATCATGTCCATGTCGTGCTCGATGACCAGGAAGGTGTAGCCCATTTCGCGGTTGAGCCGCTCGATATTGCCCATCAAATCACCCAGCAGGGTACGGTTCACCCCAGCGGCGATTTCATCGAGCAGAACGATCTTGGCATCGGTCATCATGGTGCGGCCAAGCTCCAAGAGCTTTTTCTGGCCGCCGGACAGATTACCCGCCAGCTCGTTGCGCACGTGGTGTAGCCCGACAAAGTCGATCACCTCCAGCGCGCGGCGGCGCACTTCGGCCTCCTGTTCGCGCACCAGCGATGGCTTGAACCAGGTATTGAACAGGCTTTCGCCGGCCTGCTGAGGGGGCACCATCATCAAGTTTTCCAGCGCGCTCATCTGGCTGAACTCGTGGGCAATCTGGAAGGTGCGCAGCAGCCCTTTATGAAAGCGCTGGTCGGCGCTTAACGAGGTGATGTCTTCGCCATCCAGCAGAATGTGGCCGCTGTCGGGCATCAGCGCGCCGGCGATCAGGTTGAACAGCGTCGACTTGCCGGCCCCGTTGGGGCCGATCATGCCGGTGATCGATCCTTTCTCCACCCGGATGGAGCAATCGTTGATGACGTGTAGCCCACCGAACGCTTTATTAACGTGTTGTACTTCGATAAGCGGTTGCATGGTGTCCTCGTAAGGCAGGCGGCCTCGTCGCCGCCTGCTGTATGGGTATTATTATGAGGGGTTAGAGTGCCGCAGGCGCTGGCCAATCGCAAAAGCCGCCACGATGATCAGCGAGCCGAGTGTCGGAATCAGATACCCCTCGACCTGGGGGATTGTGCGCAGGAACACGAACGATACCGCCGCCGGGCCAACGAAACGCACTAGAAAGCGCCAGAGAGCGAACCAAGTGGGGTGAGTGCCCAGCTCTTTCATGACTTCGCTCTGGGTCAGCGCCCATCCGGCAAACAGGGCAATCATCAGGCCGCCCAGCGGCATGAAGATATTGGTCAGCAGTTCGATGAACTCAAAGGCGCTGCGCCCAAACAGGCTGTGGAAGATCGTGCCTTCCGCCCATACGTTGAAACTCACCACGGTCAGCAGACCCATGGCCCAGGCGGCGACGACCATGATGGTTACGGCCTGGGGGCGGGTCATGTCGAAACGCTCCACCAGGAACGCCGCGACGGGCTCGATCAGTGAGATCGACGAGCTGAGCGCCGCGCCGAGCACCAGGATGAAGAAGACGCCGCCCACCAGCGCGCCAAACGGCATGTCGGCAAACGCCAGCGGCAGCGTCACGAACATCAGCCCAGGGCCTTGGCCCGTTTCCAGCCCTGCGCCAAACACTAGCGAGAAAATCGCCAGGCCTGCGACCATGGCCACGGCCGTATCTACGAACGCCACGGCAATAGCGGTGCGCGTCAGCGAGGCGTCGCTGGACATGTAAGCGCCGTAGGCCATGATCGCGCCCATGCCGAGACTCAAGGTGAAGAACGACTGCCCCATGGCCTGCAGCCAGCCTTCCAAGCTGAGATCGCCAATGTTGAAGGTGAACAGGAAGCTGGCCGCAGCGCCCACATCACCGTTGATGATGCCGTAGATCAGCACCACGATCAGAATGACGAACAGCGCAGGCATCATGATGCGTAGGCCCGATTCGATGCCTTTATGGATGCCCATGCCAACGATTAGCGCAGACCCCGCGATGAACAGCGTATGGTACATCGTCATCAGCCCGGGGGAGGCGAGGAGGGCGTTGAAGCCGTCGCTGATGGTTTGGGCATCGGCGCCGACCAGCGAGCCGGTGAGCATCAGCCAGGTGTAGTGCAGCGCCCAGCCCGCGATCACCGAGTAGAAACTCAAAATCAAAAAGGCAGAGGCGGCGCCCAGCCAACCAATCGACTCCCACGCCCGTGAGGTGCGATGCGTTTTGGTCAAATGCCGCATGCCCATGATCGGGCTTCGACGACTGGTGCGTCCCAGCATGGTTTCGGCGATGAGGATGGGAATGCCTACGGCAAAGATGGTCAGCGCATAGATGAGGATGAACGCACCGCCCCCGTTTTCACCGGTGAGATAGGGAAAGCGCCAGAGATTACCAAGACCGACGGCAGAACCAACCGCTGCCAGCAGAAACGTGCCTTTATGCGTCCAGACGTTATGACCGCTCATGTGAAGGAGTGTCCGTATTAAGGGTGTAAGGATGGGGGTAGGTATCCAAACACTTGTATGAATTATGGCGTGTCAGCAGCCCTAGGGCGCGCTGAGAATAGCGCTACTTTGCGATAGAACGCTGGCGCTTTCCAGCGTGATAGCGTTTAGGTTGCGTTAATGGGCTGGCTTGGCGACGGCGCAGGCCACGCGGCCATAGGCGCTGAAGAAGCAAAAAGAGCGCCACGCTGCGAACTTACACAAAAAAGCCCGCACGGTGGCGGGCTTTGAGGCGGCGGTCAGCTTATTTTTTGCTGGAACGCTTGCGCTCGTTCTCTTTGAGCAGCTTCTTACGCAGGCGGATGAAGCTCGGCGTCACCTCGACCAGCTCATCGGAGTCGAGGAACTCGATGGCTTGTTCCAGGGTGAACTTCACTGGCGGCGTCAGCACGATGTTTTCGTCGTTACCCGAGGCGCGCATGTTGTCCAGCTTCTTACCTTTGGTGGGGTTGACCACCAGATCGTTGGCACGGCTATGGATACCGATCAGCATGCCTTCGTACACTTCGGTACCGTGATCGACGATCAGCTTACCGCGCTCTTGCAGCGTATAAAGCGCGTACGCCAGCGCTTTACCGTCGACCATGGAGACCATGACGCCGTTACGACGCTCGATGGCGGCGTCGGGCTTCAGCGGGCCGTAGTGGTCAAAGCGGCTGGTCAGAATGCCGGTGCCGGAGGTCAGGGTCAGGAACTGGCCACGGAAACCGATCAAGCCACGGGCGGGGATGATGAAGTCCAAACGAACGCGGCCTTTGCCGTCCGGGTTCATGTTGGTCATTTCGCCCTTACGGTAGCCGAGCTCTTCCATGATCGAGCCCTGGTGCTGCTCTTCACAGTCGATGATGACTTCTTCGTAGGGCTCTTGCTTGACGCCGTCGATCTCTTTGATGATGACTTCCGGGCGGCCCACGGCCAGCTCGAAGCCTTCACGACGCATGGTTTCGATCAGCACCGACAGGTGCAGTTCACCACGGCCTGATACCTTGAATTTCTCGGGCGTTTCGCCCTGCTCAACGCGCAGCGCCACGTTGTGGATCAGCTCCTGATCCAGACGGTCTTTAATGTTACGGCTGGTGACGAACTTACCGTCTTTGCCGGCGAACGGCGAGTCGTTGACCTGGAAGGTCATGGAAACGGTCGGCTCGTCGACGGTCAGCGGCGGCAGCGCTTCGACGTTGTTCACGTCGCACAGCGTGTCGGAGATCGCCAGATCTTCGATGCCGGTGATGCAGACGATATCGCCAGCGGTGGCTTCGTCGGTTTGCACACGTTCGAGGCCCATGTGTGTCATCACCTGGCCGACCTTACCCTTACGGGTCTTGCCTTCCTTGGTGATCACGCTGATTTGCTGGTTCGGCTTGACGCTGCCGCGGGTGATGCGGCCTAGGCCGATAACGCCGACGTAGCTGTTGTAGTCCAGGGCAGAGATCTGCATTTGGAAGGGACCGTCGACTTCGACCTTCGGCGGCTCGACGATGTCCACGATGGCTTGGAACATCGGGTCCATGTTGTCGGACAGCTCTTCCGGGTCCATACCGGCAATCCCGTTCAGCGCCGAGCAGTAGATGATCGGGAAGTCGAGCTGCTCGTCGGTGGCACCCAGGTTGTCGAACAGATCGAAAATCTGATCGATGACCCAGTCAGGGCGCGCGCCAGGGCGGTCGATCTTGTTGACGACGACGATCGGCTTCAGGCCTTGAGAGAAGGCTTTCTGGGTCACGAAGCGGGTCTGCGGCATCGGGCCGTCGACGGCGTCGACCAGCAGCAGTACCGAGTCCACCATGGACATGACGCGCTCGACCTCACCACCGAAGTCAGCGTGCCCAGGGGTGTCCACGATATTGATGTGGTAGCCCTTACCATTCCCATCCTGCCACTGAATAGCGGTGTTTTTGGCCAGGATGGTAATACCGCGCTCCTTCTCCTGGTCATTAGAGTCCATGATACGCTCTTGGCCTTCGGCCTTGCGGTCGAGCGTGCCGGACTGGCTTAACAGTTTGTCTACCAAGGTAGTTTTACCGTGGTCAACGTGGGCGATGATGGCAATGTTGCGAAGATTCTCGATCACGACGCGATCCTGCTGGAAAAATAGGGCGGCATTATAGGGTCTGGGGGCGGTCCACTACCAGCGCTGTCTTAAATAAAGCAGCAAGTCAATAACCTAAACGCGGCAGTTTTCGCTGTTGTGACGCTTCCGTTAAGATAGGCGTTTTCCCAGTTGGGGCAAGCACATGACCATCGGTAACCTGATGCGTTTGTTGAGCGATGGCGAGGTTCATTCCGGTGAACAATTAGGCGAAGCGCTGGGCGTTTCCCGAGCCGCCGTGTGGAAACAGCTAAAGAAATTAGAGGCGCTGGGCGTGGAGCTGGTGGCCGTCAAAGGGCGCGGCTATCGGCTCGCGTACCCGCTGGAGCCCCTAGAAG from Halomonas meridiana encodes the following:
- a CDS encoding sodium-dependent transporter, with protein sequence MSGHNVWTHKGTFLLAAVGSAVGLGNLWRFPYLTGENGGGAFILIYALTIFAVGIPILIAETMLGRTSRRSPIMGMRHLTKTHRTSRAWESIGWLGAASAFLILSFYSVIAGWALHYTWLMLTGSLVGADAQTISDGFNALLASPGLMTMYHTLFIAGSALIVGMGIHKGIESGLRIMMPALFVILIVVLIYGIINGDVGAAASFLFTFNIGDLSLEGWLQAMGQSFFTLSLGMGAIMAYGAYMSSDASLTRTAIAVAFVDTAVAMVAGLAIFSLVFGAGLETGQGPGLMFVTLPLAFADMPFGALVGGVFFILVLGAALSSSISLIEPVAAFLVERFDMTRPQAVTIMVVAAWAMGLLTVVSFNVWAEGTIFHSLFGRSAFEFIELLTNIFMPLGGLMIALFAGWALTQSEVMKELGTHPTWFALWRFLVRFVGPAAVSFVFLRTIPQVEGYLIPTLGSLIIVAAFAIGQRLRHSNPS
- the typA gene encoding translational GTPase TypA; translation: MIENLRNIAIIAHVDHGKTTLVDKLLSQSGTLDRKAEGQERIMDSNDQEKERGITILAKNTAIQWQDGNGKGYHINIVDTPGHADFGGEVERVMSMVDSVLLLVDAVDGPMPQTRFVTQKAFSQGLKPIVVVNKIDRPGARPDWVIDQIFDLFDNLGATDEQLDFPIIYCSALNGIAGMDPEELSDNMDPMFQAIVDIVEPPKVEVDGPFQMQISALDYNSYVGVIGLGRITRGSVKPNQQISVITKEGKTRKGKVGQVMTHMGLERVQTDEATAGDIVCITGIEDLAISDTLCDVNNVEALPPLTVDEPTVSMTFQVNDSPFAGKDGKFVTSRNIKDRLDQELIHNVALRVEQGETPEKFKVSGRGELHLSVLIETMRREGFELAVGRPEVIIKEIDGVKQEPYEEVIIDCEEQHQGSIMEELGYRKGEMTNMNPDGKGRVRLDFIIPARGLIGFRGQFLTLTSGTGILTSRFDHYGPLKPDAAIERRNGVMVSMVDGKALAYALYTLQERGKLIVDHGTEVYEGMLIGIHSRANDLVVNPTKGKKLDNMRASGNDENIVLTPPVKFTLEQAIEFLDSDELVEVTPSFIRLRKKLLKENERKRSSKK
- a CDS encoding ABC transporter ATP-binding protein, with protein sequence MSSTQASPQPLLEARDVHGGYGSMNILNGVNMTLYADEVGVIVGPNGAGKSTMLKAVFGLLNVNQGEILLNGQPIHNLPPNQLVERGMGFVPQEKNVFPSLSVKENLEMGAYLKPQNVKRMLEQVYEFFPPLVEKRHQPAGELSGGQRQMVAMGRALMAEPSLLLLDEPTAGLSPLYMNEIFDRVKKINAAGVGILMVEQNAKQALAIADKGFVLAAGQNRFTDTGAALLADPDVAKSFLGG
- a CDS encoding branched-chain amino acid ABC transporter permease codes for the protein MNELAFFINNVVIAGSVTGSIYAIGAIGVTLIFSIMRFAHFAHADMMTFGAFMVLLLTTAFPAVGASIGVPTALIMLPLAMLLTALLAVGIDKAFYKPLRAHGVKPIVMVIGSLGVTLMLQGLIRLFSGTGGQSLYVDDRKEIFRIALPFEGARAPIVVTEPQIYLFVITIVAVIALHLFLNRSRLGKAMRAMSDNPELAQASGINTNTIVAVTWVIAGGLAAIAGTLLSLDVTFKPDLSFFLLLPIFAAAIVGGVGHPYGAIAGGFVVGFAETLAVFNWNVLLRPFQDSFPEWLTLPSNLAFVGTEYKIVVPFFILVAILVWRPTGLFKGKVI
- a CDS encoding ABC transporter ATP-binding protein; this encodes MQPLIEVQHVNKAFGGLHVINDCSIRVEKGSITGMIGPNGAGKSTLFNLIAGALMPDSGHILLDGEDITSLSADQRFHKGLLRTFQIAHEFSQMSALENLMMVPPQQAGESLFNTWFKPSLVREQEAEVRRRALEVIDFVGLHHVRNELAGNLSGGQKKLLELGRTMMTDAKIVLLDEIAAGVNRTLLGDLMGNIERLNREMGYTFLVIEHDMDMISRLCDPVIVLAQGSVMVEGHIEAIQNDPAVIEAYFGSDAA